The DNA segment CGATCGCCACCGAGTAGGGCTCGGGTCCAGCCTATGATCGGGTCGTGAACCGCCAGACATCCTCCGCCGGCAGCGCCCGGGACCTGCCGACGGGGGCGCCCCGCCGGGCCGGCTCCCGGTTGCGGCCGGGCTGGGTCGTGCTGCTCGGCTGCGCCGGCATCGGGGTCTTCGCCGCCTTCCTGTGGCTGGTCGAGCACACCGAGCCGCCGCCCCTGCCGGTGCTGGTCGTCATGGTCCTGGTGGTCGTCGGGCTGGTGGTCGGCCCGTGGGCGTACCTGGCCGCCAGGCAGCTGGAGGGCGAAGCTGCAGCGGGCCGTATCCTGCGGCGCGTCTTGGCCGTCGGGGCGACGCTGGCCGGCACGGGGGTGGCGGTCGCCGCCGCCATCTCCATCTCCGGGACAGGAGAATCCGGCACGGCGGGGGCCGTGGCCATGTTCTCAATCCTCGTCGCCGGGCTGTTGTCGCTGGTGGGGGTGGTGGTGTTCCCTTGGCTGTTCCTGCTCACCCGCACCGTGACCCGTGAGCGCGCCGCCCGGGTGCGGGCTGAGGAGCGCGCCGAGGTGGCGACCCACCTGCACGACTCGGTGCTGCAGACGTTGACGCTGATCCAGAAGCGAACCGGCGACCCGGCCGAGATGGCTCGCCTGGCCCGCCATGCCGAGCGCGAGCTGCGTGGCTGGCTCTACGGGGCGGCCGACCCCGACCGGGACGACCTGGTCGCGGCCTTCCGGGCCGCCGCGGCCGAGGTCGAGGACCGCTTCGGGGTGTCGGTGGAGCTGGTCACGGTCGGGACCTGCCGCCTGGACGAGCGCGCCCGCGCGGTCGTCGGCGCCGCCGGCGAGGCGCTCAGCACCGCCGCCAAGCACGCCGGGGTGGCCCGGGTGTCGATGTTCATCGAGGTGAGAGACGGGCACGTGGTCGTGGTCGTGCGGGACCGGGGCAGCGGGTTCGACCAGGCCATCGCCGGTGGGCGGGGTGGCCGCGGCATCCCCGACTCGATCCTGGGGCGAATGCGGCGCCAGGGCGGGGCGGTCACGATTCGTACGAGCCCTGGCGCGGGCACCGAGGTGGAGCTGCGCATGCCGGTGGCCCGGGCGTGACCGGCCAGCCGCACGGGCGGGTCAGGGTCCTGGTGGTCGACGACCACTCGCTGTTCCGCTCCGGGGTACGCACCGAGATCGAGCCCGCCATGGAGGTTGTTGGTGAGGCCGGCGACGTCGCCGCCGCGATCTCGCAGATCCGCGCGCTGCAGCCCGACGTGGTCCTGCTCGATGTCCACCTGCCCGGCGGTGGCGGCCGTGCTGTGCTCGACGCCGTGCTGGCCACCCACCCGGAGGTGCGCTTCCTGGCCCTGTCGGTCTCCGACGCCGCCGACGACGTCATCGGGGTCATCCGGGGCGGCGCCCGCGGCTACGTCGTCAAGGCGATCTCTGGCCCTGAGCTGTGCGAGGCGATCCGGCAGGTCCATGCCGGCGACGTGTACTTCTCCCCGCGTCTGGCCGGGTTCGTTCTTGACGCCTTCAGGGGCAACCCGCCGGCGCCGCTGGACCCAGAGCTGGACCAGCTCACCCTCCGGGAGCGGGAGGTACTGCGCCTGATCGCCAGCGGCTACACCTACAAGGAGGCCGCGGCCCGCCTCCACATCTCCGCCCGGACGGTCGAGACCCACGTCTCGGCGGTCCTGCGCAAGCTCCAGCTCTCCAGCCGCCGCGAGCTGAGCCGCTGGGCCGCGGCCCGCAACCTCGCCTGACGGAGCGCCTATATTCCGGCCGGCATTCCGTCCTCGGCGAGCGATGGTGGACGGAGGAATGACATCCACGTTGCCGACTCCGCGCCATACCAGACCCAGATAGCCTCTGACCTGCGGTGTTGGGAGCTGGCGGGGACTCGAACCC comes from the Actinomycetota bacterium genome and includes:
- a CDS encoding ATP-binding protein; amino-acid sequence: MNRQTSSAGSARDLPTGAPRRAGSRLRPGWVVLLGCAGIGVFAAFLWLVEHTEPPPLPVLVVMVLVVVGLVVGPWAYLAARQLEGEAAAGRILRRVLAVGATLAGTGVAVAAAISISGTGESGTAGAVAMFSILVAGLLSLVGVVVFPWLFLLTRTVTRERAARVRAEERAEVATHLHDSVLQTLTLIQKRTGDPAEMARLARHAERELRGWLYGAADPDRDDLVAAFRAAAAEVEDRFGVSVELVTVGTCRLDERARAVVGAAGEALSTAAKHAGVARVSMFIEVRDGHVVVVVRDRGSGFDQAIAGGRGGRGIPDSILGRMRRQGGAVTIRTSPGAGTEVELRMPVARA
- a CDS encoding response regulator transcription factor; the encoded protein is MTGQPHGRVRVLVVDDHSLFRSGVRTEIEPAMEVVGEAGDVAAAISQIRALQPDVVLLDVHLPGGGGRAVLDAVLATHPEVRFLALSVSDAADDVIGVIRGGARGYVVKAISGPELCEAIRQVHAGDVYFSPRLAGFVLDAFRGNPPAPLDPELDQLTLREREVLRLIASGYTYKEAAARLHISARTVETHVSAVLRKLQLSSRRELSRWAAARNLA